One Paucidesulfovibrio longus DSM 6739 genomic window carries:
- a CDS encoding isoamylase early set domain-containing protein produces the protein MPLSKKYLKSKPVCKVTFKVSKSTAQGAKRIFLVGEFNKWNTKNLPMQQLKDNSFSVTVDLEVGRDYQYRYLTDDGVWLNDSKADRYEYSAFAGGDNCVVTT, from the coding sequence ATGCCGCTTTCCAAGAAATATTTAAAGAGCAAGCCGGTCTGCAAGGTCACCTTCAAGGTGTCCAAGAGCACGGCGCAGGGGGCCAAGAGGATTTTCCTCGTGGGCGAGTTCAACAAGTGGAACACGAAGAACCTGCCCATGCAGCAGCTCAAGGACAATTCCTTTTCCGTGACCGTTGACCTCGAAGTGGGCCGGGACTACCAGTATCGGTACCTTACGGATGATGGCGTCTGGCTGAACGATTCCAAGGCCGACCGCTACGAGTACAGCGCCTTTGCGGGCGGCGACAATTGCGTGGTCACCACTTGA
- the pdxA gene encoding 4-hydroxythreonine-4-phosphate dehydrogenase PdxA produces the protein MNTILITLGDTGGLGPELVVRHFLEAASDPCGLEAAGQGDAGGDSCDIGLRYLLLGPESALRTHLGAGEPFWTRLEAPEELLELGPGVYLFEPEELAGLACPLGTPSVAGGTCAGVSLELAVRLLRDGIGQGLCTCPLNKAMLQDAGFDFPGHTEFLAERLGVGRENVCMHLGGPVLRVSLVTTHPRLRDVADLITQERILHCLRLTAAHMRALGVAGPIAVCGLNPHAGESGKIGSEEIEIIAPALEVVRAEGLDVVGPLPGDTVFHFAARGAYAAVLAMYHDQGLAPLKLMHFSEAVNVTLGLPYPRTSPDHGTGYDLAGKGSASLESFRAALRMVERMVEVREEVRAVAE, from the coding sequence ATGAATACCATCCTGATCACGCTGGGCGACACGGGCGGGCTTGGGCCGGAACTGGTGGTGCGCCACTTCCTTGAGGCGGCTTCTGACCCCTGCGGCCTGGAGGCGGCGGGCCAGGGCGACGCGGGCGGGGATTCCTGCGACATCGGCTTACGCTATCTGCTGCTCGGCCCGGAATCGGCCCTGCGGACGCATCTGGGTGCCGGAGAACCTTTCTGGACGCGGCTGGAAGCGCCGGAAGAGCTCTTGGAGCTGGGGCCGGGAGTCTATCTTTTCGAGCCGGAGGAGCTCGCCGGGCTGGCCTGCCCCCTGGGCACGCCGAGCGTGGCGGGCGGAACCTGCGCCGGGGTGAGCCTGGAGCTGGCCGTGCGCCTTCTGCGGGACGGAATCGGCCAGGGACTCTGCACCTGCCCGCTGAACAAGGCCATGCTCCAGGATGCGGGCTTCGATTTTCCCGGCCATACTGAATTTTTGGCCGAGCGCCTGGGCGTGGGGCGCGAGAACGTCTGCATGCATCTGGGCGGACCGGTGCTGCGCGTCAGCCTCGTGACCACCCACCCGCGATTGCGGGACGTGGCCGACTTGATCACCCAAGAGCGCATTTTGCACTGTCTGCGGCTGACGGCCGCGCACATGCGCGCTCTGGGCGTGGCCGGACCCATCGCGGTCTGCGGGTTGAACCCGCACGCGGGCGAGTCCGGGAAGATCGGAAGCGAGGAAATCGAGATCATCGCTCCCGCGCTGGAAGTGGTCCGCGCCGAGGGGCTGGACGTGGTCGGTCCCCTGCCGGGCGATACGGTTTTCCATTTCGCCGCGCGCGGAGCCTATGCGGCTGTCCTGGCCATGTACCACGACCAGGGCCTGGCCCCGCTGAAGCTGATGCATTTTTCAGAGGCCGTGAACGTGACCCTGGGCTTGCCGTATCCGCGCACGTCTCCGGACCACGGCACGGGGTACGATCTGGCGGGCAAAGGCTCGGCCAGCCTGGAGAGCTTCCGGGCCGCCTTGCGGATGGTCGAGCGCATGGTGGAGGTGCGGGAAGAGGTTCGGGCCGTGGCCGAATGA
- the glgA gene encoding glycogen synthase GlgA: MTDETTNRPRIVLLTSEMFPFSKSGGLGDVMGALPLALHCKGAEVCVITPFYGRLSTAGHEIRLVRSDCPVGYPWSPVTAEIYRTDYQGVPIYFVARGEYFDRRAYYNTYDGDYFDNCERFTFFVRAALSWCRQFETPPAVIHSHDWQSALAPVFLHFLRQTDPFWKDTKSVMTIHNLAFQGRFSFRLFENCGLPGEAWNLDGVEYYGDFNLLKGGIAYADAVTTVSPAYAREILSPAFGCGLEGILQKRSDRLRGILNGADYSVWDPDSDKYLPCAYAPESMDGKRVCKRALLREFYLADQLEDRPLLCFIGRLRRQKGIDLLFEILPELMRNEVGVIVLGEGNLEFEARLQELVEQYPGRLGGAIGYSEDLAHRIHAGSDIFLMPSRYEPCGLTQMYALRFGTPPVATAVGGLIDTIISHPSPYCTGFTFAKPEPGLFLDAVNRALRLWNDKTAWQGMMERAMRQAFTWELAAEKYLDLYASLGAEFRSDVGPEASPEDEAVLQCNPRTLRGA; the protein is encoded by the coding sequence GCATCGTTCTCCTGACCTCGGAGATGTTTCCCTTTTCCAAGAGCGGCGGCCTCGGCGACGTCATGGGGGCGCTGCCCTTGGCCCTGCACTGCAAGGGGGCCGAGGTCTGCGTGATAACGCCGTTCTATGGCCGCCTGAGCACCGCCGGACACGAGATCCGCCTGGTCCGGTCCGATTGTCCCGTGGGATATCCGTGGAGCCCCGTCACTGCCGAGATCTACCGCACGGACTACCAGGGCGTGCCGATCTATTTCGTGGCGCGCGGCGAATACTTCGACCGCCGCGCCTACTACAACACCTATGACGGCGATTATTTCGACAATTGCGAACGGTTCACGTTTTTCGTGCGCGCGGCCCTGTCCTGGTGCCGCCAGTTCGAGACGCCCCCCGCCGTGATCCATTCCCACGACTGGCAAAGCGCGCTTGCGCCCGTTTTCCTGCATTTCCTGCGGCAGACCGATCCGTTCTGGAAGGACACGAAATCGGTCATGACCATCCACAACCTGGCCTTTCAGGGACGGTTCTCCTTTCGGCTTTTCGAAAACTGCGGCCTGCCGGGGGAGGCCTGGAACCTCGACGGCGTCGAGTATTACGGCGACTTCAACCTGCTCAAGGGCGGCATCGCCTATGCCGACGCCGTGACCACGGTCAGCCCGGCCTATGCGCGCGAGATTCTGTCCCCGGCCTTCGGCTGCGGGCTGGAAGGAATTCTCCAGAAGCGAAGCGACAGGCTTCGGGGCATTCTGAACGGAGCGGACTATTCGGTCTGGGATCCGGACAGCGACAAATATCTGCCCTGTGCGTATGCGCCCGAATCCATGGACGGGAAACGCGTCTGCAAGCGCGCCCTGCTGCGGGAGTTCTATCTCGCGGACCAGCTGGAGGACCGGCCCCTGCTTTGCTTCATCGGCAGGCTGCGAAGGCAGAAGGGCATCGACCTGCTTTTCGAGATCCTTCCGGAGCTGATGCGCAACGAGGTCGGGGTCATCGTCCTCGGCGAGGGCAATCTTGAGTTCGAAGCCCGGCTCCAGGAACTCGTGGAGCAATACCCCGGCAGACTGGGCGGGGCCATCGGCTATTCCGAGGATCTTGCCCACCGCATCCACGCGGGGTCGGACATCTTCCTGATGCCTTCGCGGTACGAGCCCTGCGGCCTGACCCAGATGTACGCGCTGCGCTTCGGCACGCCGCCCGTGGCCACGGCCGTGGGCGGGCTCATCGATACCATCATCTCGCACCCCAGCCCCTATTGCACGGGCTTCACCTTTGCCAAGCCGGAGCCGGGCCTTTTCCTGGACGCGGTGAACCGCGCGCTGCGGCTCTGGAACGACAAGACCGCCTGGCAGGGTATGATGGAGCGGGCCATGCGCCAGGCATTCACCTGGGAGCTGGCCGCGGAGAAGTACCTCGACCTCTACGCCTCCCTGGGCGCGGAATTCCGGTCCGATGTCGGGCCGGAAGCCTCCCCGGAAGACGAAGCCGTTCTGCAATGCAACCCCCGGACGCTCCGGGGCGCATAA
- the glgB gene encoding 1,4-alpha-glucan branching protein GlgB, whose amino-acid sequence MPETTRPVYIAPFDLHLFGKGEHWDLYRILGAHPAVGEDGAPGYRFAVWAPNARSVSVLGAFNDWTPGRHPLFPVGSSGIWAGFLPEIGRNVSYKYAVEQQGGRVIFKTDPFALATESRPGNAAVTGTLDGYVWGDEDWMESRRKNELPLARPVSVYEVHAGSWRRPDGRFPTYAELGDELIPYVLNLGFTHVEFMPLAEHPLDESWGYQTSHYFAPTSRFGSPDEFRSLVDRFHQAGLGVFLDWVPAHFPKDEWSLGRFDGTALYEHQDPRLGEHPDWGTYIFNYGRYEVANFLLSNALYWLKEFHIDGLRIDAVASMLYRDYSREHGQWLPNQYGGNENIEAIEFLRRLNTVVHAHYPGACVIAEESTSWPGVSRPVYAGGLGFTFKWNMGWMNDTLAYFRKQPIHRSHHHQNLTFSMLYAFTENFLLPISHDEVVHGKGALLSKMPGDSWQQFANLRLFLAYQWAHPGKKLLFMGCEFGQWNEWNCSRELDWILMTFDTHRGVSHLVGDLNRLLREQPALHAHDHDWDGFQWLDFADHNASVISFLRKSPGAAPVLWVFNFTPVPRENYAVPCPLEGEWRERLNTDAGCYGGTNLGNGGAVLARPENGGPTLRLTLPPLAALAFVYQG is encoded by the coding sequence ATGCCCGAAACCACCCGCCCCGTCTATATCGCCCCCTTCGACCTGCATCTCTTCGGCAAGGGCGAGCATTGGGATTTATACCGTATTCTCGGAGCGCACCCCGCCGTGGGCGAGGACGGCGCTCCGGGCTATCGGTTCGCGGTCTGGGCGCCCAACGCCCGGAGCGTCAGCGTGCTCGGCGCGTTCAACGACTGGACTCCGGGACGGCACCCGCTTTTCCCCGTGGGATCCTCGGGCATCTGGGCCGGATTCCTTCCCGAAATAGGGCGCAACGTCTCCTACAAATACGCCGTGGAGCAGCAGGGCGGGCGGGTGATCTTCAAGACCGACCCCTTTGCCTTGGCCACGGAGTCGCGTCCCGGCAACGCGGCCGTCACCGGGACGCTGGACGGCTACGTCTGGGGCGACGAGGACTGGATGGAGTCCCGCCGCAAGAACGAGCTGCCCCTGGCGCGTCCCGTGTCGGTCTATGAAGTCCATGCCGGATCGTGGCGCAGGCCGGACGGCAGGTTCCCCACGTATGCGGAGCTGGGCGACGAGCTGATTCCCTACGTCCTGAACCTGGGGTTCACGCATGTGGAGTTTATGCCCCTGGCGGAGCACCCCCTGGACGAATCCTGGGGCTATCAGACTTCCCACTACTTTGCGCCGACCTCCCGTTTCGGCTCGCCCGACGAGTTCCGCTCCCTGGTGGACCGTTTCCATCAGGCCGGGCTGGGAGTGTTTCTGGACTGGGTGCCCGCGCATTTTCCCAAGGACGAATGGAGCCTGGGCCGCTTCGACGGCACGGCCCTCTACGAGCACCAGGATCCGCGCCTGGGCGAGCATCCGGACTGGGGCACCTACATCTTCAACTACGGCCGTTATGAGGTCGCCAACTTCCTGCTCAGCAACGCCCTCTATTGGCTCAAGGAATTCCACATCGACGGCCTGCGCATCGACGCGGTGGCCTCCATGCTCTACCGGGACTATTCTCGCGAGCACGGCCAGTGGCTGCCGAACCAGTACGGCGGCAACGAGAACATCGAGGCCATCGAGTTTCTGCGTCGGCTGAACACCGTGGTCCACGCTCATTATCCCGGCGCCTGCGTCATCGCCGAGGAGTCCACCTCCTGGCCGGGAGTGTCGCGGCCCGTGTATGCGGGCGGACTGGGATTCACCTTCAAATGGAACATGGGCTGGATGAACGACACCCTGGCTTATTTCCGCAAGCAGCCCATCCATCGTTCGCATCATCACCAGAACCTGACCTTCTCCATGCTGTATGCCTTCACGGAGAATTTCCTCTTGCCCATTTCCCATGACGAGGTCGTGCACGGCAAGGGCGCGCTGCTTTCCAAGATGCCCGGCGATTCCTGGCAGCAGTTCGCCAACCTGCGGCTTTTTCTGGCCTACCAGTGGGCTCATCCCGGCAAGAAGCTGCTCTTCATGGGCTGCGAGTTCGGACAGTGGAACGAATGGAATTGCAGCCGCGAACTGGACTGGATTCTTATGACTTTCGACACCCACAGGGGCGTCTCGCACCTCGTGGGCGACCTGAACAGGCTGCTGCGCGAGCAGCCTGCGCTGCATGCGCACGACCATGACTGGGACGGGTTTCAGTGGCTCGATTTTGCGGATCACAACGCCTCGGTGATCAGCTTTTTACGCAAGTCGCCCGGAGCGGCTCCCGTGCTTTGGGTCTTCAACTTCACGCCCGTGCCCCGCGAGAACTACGCCGTGCCCTGCCCCCTGGAAGGGGAGTGGCGCGAGCGGCTGAACACGGACGCGGGCTGCTATGGCGGCACGAACCTGGGCAACGGCGGCGCGGTCCTGGCGCGCCCGGAAAACGGCGGCCCCACTCTGCGGCTGACCCTGCCTCCCCTGGCGGCGCTGGCTTTCGTTTACCAGGGCTGA
- a CDS encoding FAD-dependent oxidoreductase, with translation MHSRTDVLILGAGLAGLRAAWAAAEACPGLEVTLATLLPGPSGSSFANRNGNLGMQLPLGERERERFVREAVWLASPGMVDHALVQILANEAEPRFRELEALGLKFRYGADGRLLRRNGCFSPFPRAAVFDDLAHAHGLFQDKAVGLGVRFRSGLEVLGLEIESGRVAGARLRPRPGSEADGIGDPILIRAKAVVMALGGPAPLAERHTAGPGNPGLSWQMLQDAGARMENTDYLQYFWMSLPELRFRSPAEIAGPDAVAMTPDGREVAPSAKVLALADARRTHCPAAWGPVEYEGEEVHDYGMDQWLQAQANERGVVRVKIGKGDWEEAALFAHAGNGGALINAHGAVLAAGTDQPLPGLFACGECATGMHGANRLGGAMVTATQVYGKRAGEAAARLAMNV, from the coding sequence ATGCATAGTCGCACCGATGTTCTCATTCTCGGCGCAGGCCTCGCGGGACTCCGGGCCGCCTGGGCCGCAGCCGAAGCCTGCCCCGGACTGGAGGTGACGCTGGCCACGCTGCTGCCCGGTCCTTCGGGCTCCTCCTTTGCCAACCGCAACGGCAATCTCGGCATGCAGCTGCCCCTGGGCGAGCGCGAACGAGAGCGTTTCGTGCGCGAGGCCGTCTGGCTGGCCAGTCCGGGCATGGTCGATCATGCTCTCGTTCAGATCCTGGCCAACGAGGCCGAACCGCGCTTCCGCGAACTGGAAGCCCTGGGCCTGAAATTCCGCTACGGCGCGGACGGCAGGCTGCTGCGCCGCAACGGCTGCTTCAGCCCGTTTCCGAGGGCAGCGGTCTTCGACGATCTGGCGCACGCGCACGGACTCTTTCAGGACAAGGCCGTCGGCCTCGGCGTCAGGTTCCGGTCCGGTTTGGAGGTGCTCGGCCTGGAGATCGAATCCGGACGCGTCGCCGGAGCGCGACTGCGCCCCAGGCCCGGCTCCGAGGCAGACGGCATAGGCGATCCGATTCTTATCCGGGCCAAGGCAGTGGTCATGGCCTTGGGCGGCCCCGCCCCTCTGGCCGAACGGCACACGGCCGGACCGGGCAATCCCGGTCTTTCCTGGCAGATGCTCCAGGACGCCGGAGCGCGCATGGAAAACACGGACTATCTGCAATATTTCTGGATGAGTCTGCCGGAACTGCGCTTTCGCTCCCCGGCGGAAATCGCCGGGCCGGACGCCGTGGCCATGACCCCGGACGGCCGGGAGGTCGCGCCCTCGGCCAAGGTGCTGGCCCTGGCGGACGCGCGCCGCACGCATTGCCCCGCGGCCTGGGGACCGGTGGAATACGAAGGGGAAGAGGTCCACGACTACGGCATGGACCAGTGGCTCCAGGCCCAGGCGAACGAACGCGGCGTGGTGCGGGTCAAGATCGGCAAGGGGGACTGGGAGGAGGCCGCGCTCTTCGCCCACGCGGGCAACGGCGGCGCGCTCATCAACGCCCACGGAGCCGTTTTGGCCGCCGGAACCGATCAGCCCCTGCCGGGCCTGTTCGCCTGCGGCGAATGCGCCACGGGCATGCACGGGGCCAACCGCCTCGGCGGAGCCATGGTCACCGCCACCCAGGTCTACGGCAAACGCGCGGGCGAGGCCGCGGCCCGGCTCGCCATGAACGTCTGA
- a CDS encoding tetratricopeptide repeat protein: MSVELIKARKRLTEVNGLLKQGKPMAAAQAVTQALLTILKNPLMKNERDEFSVLIEQAVYTLNQDKELRRLYPLVIPYKPGDEKKLYQTMLELVGELENHVTEEAQHEIANKEHVKAEELEKGQAFLDAKAIDKARSTFNGLMRTFKGDTELKADIADRYLKADLYDDALGLLEDALKNDPQALFLYNRIGIVLRKLKQFDAAERYYLKALEYTDKDEYLYFNLGRLYFDWRQWAKMKDAAEKALGINPAFKEAEKMRQYALKKI; encoded by the coding sequence ATGTCCGTCGAACTGATCAAAGCACGCAAGCGTCTGACCGAGGTCAACGGCCTGCTCAAGCAGGGAAAACCCATGGCCGCCGCCCAGGCGGTCACCCAGGCGCTGCTGACCATCCTGAAAAACCCGCTGATGAAAAACGAGCGGGACGAGTTCTCGGTGCTCATCGAGCAGGCGGTGTACACCCTGAACCAGGACAAGGAACTGCGGCGGCTCTATCCGCTGGTCATCCCCTACAAACCGGGCGACGAGAAGAAACTCTACCAGACCATGCTCGAACTCGTGGGCGAACTGGAAAACCACGTCACCGAGGAAGCCCAGCACGAGATCGCCAACAAGGAACACGTCAAGGCCGAAGAGCTGGAAAAAGGCCAGGCCTTCCTGGACGCCAAGGCCATCGACAAGGCCCGCAGCACCTTCAACGGCCTGATGCGCACCTTCAAGGGCGACACGGAACTCAAGGCCGACATCGCGGACCGCTATCTCAAGGCCGACCTTTACGACGACGCCCTCGGCCTGCTTGAAGACGCGCTCAAAAACGATCCCCAGGCCCTGTTCCTTTACAACCGGATCGGCATCGTGCTGCGCAAGCTCAAGCAGTTCGACGCGGCGGAACGTTATTATCTCAAGGCGTTGGAATACACGGACAAGGACGAATACCTCTACTTCAACCTCGGCCGCCTCTATTTCGACTGGCGGCAGTGGGCCAAGATGAAGGACGCGGCGGAAAAGGCACTGGGCATCAATCCCGCCTTCAAAGAGGCGGAAAAGATGCGGCAATACGCCTTGAAAAAGATTTAG